One stretch of Muribaculum intestinale DNA includes these proteins:
- a CDS encoding RteC domain-containing protein: MTNINTIVEAAFVRHIINDELDEIKEAFESFASHLINFIHEPVHWVEKHHCLVRLNAIFHVHTLKVKSDISHTYLSLALSLIKTMKELLIETQKASADTIRSFRSGFSTGDDTEIRWTGGNGNLYELLNALQIRKCFNNGNIDTNVLVPYIASVFNVDINVDGCYESKRTMKQRKGKGDRKYNRRNMLDSRSYFCDDLSDCLNDNLVAQEKSDGRAARKSTVV; encoded by the coding sequence ATGACAAATATCAACACAATCGTTGAGGCGGCATTCGTAAGGCATATCATCAATGATGAACTTGACGAAATCAAAGAGGCTTTTGAGTCCTTTGCCTCTCATCTGATAAACTTCATCCACGAGCCTGTTCACTGGGTCGAGAAGCATCACTGTCTTGTAAGGCTGAATGCCATATTCCATGTGCATACGCTTAAAGTCAAGAGTGACATCTCACATACCTACTTGTCTCTTGCCCTCTCACTGATAAAGACAATGAAGGAGCTGCTGATTGAGACTCAGAAAGCAAGCGCGGATACGATAAGATCCTTTCGTTCCGGATTCTCCACTGGTGATGACACCGAAATCAGATGGACAGGAGGTAACGGAAATCTATATGAGTTGCTGAACGCTCTCCAGATAAGGAAGTGTTTCAACAACGGAAATATAGATACCAATGTACTCGTTCCTTATATAGCCTCAGTATTCAATGTTGACATCAATGTCGATGGATGCTATGAATCCAAGCGTACCATGAAGCAGCGCAAAGGTAAAGGCGACAGAAAATATAACCGTAGAAATATGCTTGACAGTCGTTCCTATTTCTGCGATGACCTCAGCGATTGTCTCAACGACAATCTTGTCGCTCAGGAAAAATCAGACGGAAGAGCTGCCAGAAAAAGTACTGTTGTCTGA